The genomic interval GATTACTATTTTAGAATAAATTGTAATTCCTTCTAATATATTTTGCAAGGCATTGGTAGCTACGAATAAATTTAATCCTCCTAAAAGTAAAGGAACAAAAAATACTATAGAAATCTGAATATATAAAGTTTTTTTAATTTCTCTAGCTTCCAATATAGCCATCTTAATCCTTCCTCCTACCTTCATTTAAGAAGTAAACTCTTTTTTACTCCATATTCTTATACAAGAACCAAAACCCACCAACATGATAGTCAAAGCAAAAGCATACAGGGAATTGCTATTGGTACTAAGAGTATGAAAGATACTTTGAACTGATAATAAGAAAAAGGAAAGTTGGCTCGAAACATACAAACAACCTACATATAACCCAATTAATAAGAAGAAGCTAATAACTGCATTTGAAATAAGTACACTAATTAAACTAGCAAGAGCTAAGCAGCACATCTGGATGACGAAAAATAGACCATACACTTGTACTGTATATAATATAGCTTCTATAGCATTCTTCTGTTGACCATAAAAAGTAAAATCATTGTCTGGTTTTAAGAAGATAAAACCAAACACTATGCTAATCACCAGGATGATTAATAAATGTACTAGTACCATTAATGCAAGAGAGAACCATTTTGAAATTAGAAATGCCTTTCTTTTAAAGGGTCTAATTAAAAAAAGGCGATATGCCCCTGAGTTATATTCTACATTGAGGCTATTTAGGAAAAACACAGGCATAAAAATCAATGTGAGTAAGAATGACGATTCTTTTAACAAAAACCATGGAAAATTCCAAGTATTTAGAGGAACTTGCTGATCATTATTATAAATTCCAACACCATAGTATCTTAAAAACCAAGCTTGAAGAAGTACAATCACAGTAAAGATTCCAATCATCCATTTACTTCTTCTTTGACTCCAAAGTCTCTCCCATTCACTCATAAATAATGCTTTCATTTAAAACCCTCCTTAATTCAAATGAAATAATCCCTTTTTACAAAAGTCCAATAAGCAATTAAACCAAATAGAGCAATATATACGGCTTGAACTAAAATGATGTAGGAATTTAGATTGCTAGTTGATGAAAGTAAAAATGCTATTCCTGTGTGTTGAATTTTTACAATAGACATGTACATAAGATGAACCACTGAACTGTGTGCGATAATGGTTTGCGTAGAAAATTCTAAAAGTTGAGGAATGGCAATTGCTAAGAAAATAAAGCCGACCCCTGCCCCAAGCGTAATCATTGTACTTCTGCTTATCGATCCCAATAATGTAAAGACTGACACAATACTAATCATTGTCACAAAACAAGCCAAGAAATATTTAACGTTATATAATAAAGCTCCTGTTAAAGATAATTTATTCTCATCCAGAAATGTTATTAAGGTATTAACCTTAGGAAAAAAGATATAACCAGCAATGGTATTTAAAATCCAAAATAGAGTTAGATACAAGAACATAGTTGTTAAAATAGTAGTTAATTTTGCCAAAAAAAGTTGAGTGGTAGAAAAAGGACGAATAAGAATCATC from Peribacillus asahii carries:
- a CDS encoding ABC transporter permease, which translates into the protein MKALFMSEWERLWSQRRSKWMIGIFTVIVLLQAWFLRYYGVGIYNNDQQVPLNTWNFPWFLLKESSFLLTLIFMPVFFLNSLNVEYNSGAYRLFLIRPFKRKAFLISKWFSLALMVLVHLLIILVISIVFGFIFLKPDNDFTFYGQQKNAIEAILYTVQVYGLFFVIQMCCLALASLISVLISNAVISFFLLIGLYVGCLYVSSQLSFFLLSVQSIFHTLSTNSNSLYAFALTIMLVGFGSCIRIWSKKEFTS
- a CDS encoding ABC transporter permease gives rise to the protein MRGLFISEFERLWSQKVSWIILFFIPLMSVGSVKYYLNWNERVSPGQPDYVTSLNFPIINISEHLVVSFNIIAIILISTVIANEVENGQLRMILIRPFSTTQLFLAKLTTILTTMFLYLTLFWILNTIAGYIFFPKVNTLITFLDENKLSLTGALLYNVKYFLACFVTMISIVSVFTLLGSISRSTMITLGAGVGFIFLAIAIPQLLEFSTQTIIAHSSVVHLMYMSIVKIQHTGIAFLLSSTSNLNSYIILVQAVYIALFGLIAYWTFVKRDYFI